The Anoplolepis gracilipes chromosome 5, ASM4749672v1, whole genome shotgun sequence region tagaattaattgtaatattgtaaatgtGTATCGGCATTCTCGCAGCTTCATCATTtcgaaaagaattataataaagcaattttaaatttttcttaagattTTTGACAACTAAAATACACGTGCGCGAGGTATTCGAGAAAGAAAGTTTTTTAGGAAGAGCAAAATTCGCACCCGAGGAGACGATACTAGGGACaatttgtctctttttctctggATGCCGGGGGGCCTCTGCCACGCGACTAAGTCCGTTCCTGAACGAGGATTGCGCGAGAGCCGACGAGGAGGCGACACACGCATCAGCGAGCGATGGGGTTCGACGTGAACCGCTTCCAGGGCGACGTGGATGAGGAGCTCGTGTGCCCAATATGTTCCGGCGTGCTCGAGGACCCCGTCCAGGTAGGACGATGTAAATGTTGGAGTCAGGGGAATCTCGTCGTGGTCCATCTCGTCCCTCCGtgtaacctaacctaacctaattCCTCTTTCTTGCGCGAGACGAATTTTACGAGAGTTTGACAGGGAAAGAGGAAATTAAGTTGCggggatatttttttctttcgaagaaaataaaagtgagtaaaaggaaaaaaaaggagcCTTATCGGGATGAGACTGATAGATCTATGACGAGATTTTACAGTCTTTCGCAGTACGCGATTTATCAGGTGCTTATCACATCTGAGTTCTAAGATCTAACAGATATTTTTCTGTTGTGtcttttttgacatttctCCTTAAGTTTTGATTGTTTCACACAATAAAGATAAACCAAATATCACATATTTGCGTATATAGGTTAGTCTGATTCATTGCCTTTACGTGTTCGGTTGTTTGTCATTTATCTCTATACATtatctatttacatattttacaagcatttattattttgcaaacgAAGCTAATGTTGCTTATGTaagatatttacttatataaatgtcGAAGCCACCTCTTGCACAACTGCAGTATTTTTCACGTTAATCTGtgtcatacatttttttcttggaTTTTTGTTCGTAAAACATTTCTTCATATTTtggtctttttttaaaaaaaatgtcttaatCGTAATTTACTGAATTTTCTCTGAAGATATTGTAATCCATCTTACTAGaggtaatttatatacacttgtttatatatatgctatgAAATTGTGGCAGCTTACGAGGACTTGCAGGTGAGCAATGTGTTGCAGGCACCAGTTTGCGAGCACGCCTTTTGTCGCTCCTGCATCAACGAGTGGATAAACCGTCAGCCCACTTGCCCTCTAGATCGTACACCCATCACGTCCGCTCAGCTGAGAACGGTTCCTAGAATCCTGAGAAACCTGCTGGCTCGTTTGTGCATCAATTGCGACAACATTGTGTACGGTTGCAACGCCATCGTTAAACTGGACAGTCTGGCATCGCATCTCGAACAGTGCGAGTATAATCCGAAGAGACCGATGCTGTGCGAGCAGGGTTGTAGCCTTATCATCCCCAAGAACGAGCTCAAGGATCACAATTGCGTGCGCGAGCTGCGTAACCTGATACAGTCGCAACAACAGAAACTGGCCGACATGAAACGCGAACTCGGCGAGCAACAGCTGCAGATCAACGAACACAAACGCGAGATTCATTTACTCAAGGACTTTATGCGCGCTCTGAGGGTGTCGAACCCGGCGATGCGCGCGATCGCTGATCAAATGGAGCGAGACGAGGTTGTCAGATGGTCCGCGACCCTACCACGTGCCAGAGTTACTAGATGGGGAGGCATGATCTCAACGCCCGACGAGTTGCTGCAGGTGCGATTAATTTCTcgttaatttatatcaatcgcctagatatttttatataataaacaacgcaacgtttttacaattttgttttcatttttttacagacaATGATAAAGAGAACTCTGTCGGAGTACAATTGTCCGCCTCACGTGATTGACGAGCTGATGGAAAACTGCCACGAGCGGAAATGGCCACCCGGCTTGAATTCCCTCGAGACTAGACAGAACTCTCGACGACAATACGACAACTACGTATGCAAGAGAGTGCCTGGCAAGCAAGCGGTGTTGGTTCTCCACTGTGATAACACACACATGCCGGAGGATATGATGGTCGAGCCAGGGCTAGTAATGATCTTTGCGCATGGCATCGAGTAGGGTCATTGGATATCGTAGATGAATACGACTATTGATCAACATTACATAAAGCCAAGATCATCGATGTCGTCTCGCAAAAGTGGAGGGATAGCATTTCGGAATTGCTCTTTCATCATTTGCGAATTGACACGGATTGTCCTGGAGGATTGATTCGAGAAACATCTGATCGTCGTCAAAGGCGTTTACTCGGACAATTTCTTTAACGGAATATTCGCGGAGTTGGAAACGTAAGATTACATAGTTATCCTTGCGAATTCATTCCGAATCGAGCATACACGAACGATGATGCGCACACCGTTGTCCCATGTGATACGCAACTCTAGAGGCGCGATTGCTACATACATCGAGTAGATCGAGGACTGTCACTGTAATCGATGCACTGTAAATCGAGTAACACACATACGTACAACATACTCGATTCGACTTGTCGTTATCGGTTACCTCGATCGCACTCCTACACAAGAAAACTCAATCGAGTGTCTGGATTGTTGCACTGTGATATACCACTTCGGTGAGAAACCTCTTAAAATTGCGTGATAAATGACCGACCACTCTCTCTTCTTTTGGCCGGTCAATCGATcgaattgtacatttttttttttttttttttcgtcggcGGTCCGTTTATCATTCATTTCAGGATCGTTTACGGATACTTAGAAGTCTGTGAATGTTTTACTAATAATACTTTAGAACGAATAAGATGATTAGAGGGAGAATTCCCACTAGTGATCTAATAACTCAAGCATGAGATCTCGAAATGGATACGgatttgtttttatacatttgatacgtgtcgtattttttattcttttcggaatcttttctctcgaaaatttcaaattgtgTTATAGATAAGCCAATCATTCTCTTTTCGCATACTGCACGAATccatgcattttttaaaaattgttgtcAATGATGTTCTTTGTTGAAGCACACGAATATGTGGCTTGATTGCTGAGTTAATGGCACATTTCATTTATCACATCATCACTATAGAATACTATTAaagagtaaatttaaaattctgaaatagtATATCATCGAATTAACATCTAATAATGAGACATTctacataaattaatcattacatcagttaatgaatttttatatttcacaacatcctgatttataatttgcaaatcgcgtattaaatactttctcgtgcaattatttcttttatattaccgTAATCGTGCTGATATATGCAACATGATGGGCCAACAGATTAGAAGTCTATTTCCTTTTTGACAAgagataattttgtaatttattttcacaatataaaatattataaaagaagagagataaataaaagagataagaTAGACATTTAAATACCTTGGAAAGAAAGACATCTGAGCCCGTCAATAAATCTTGTTACTTCCAGTAAGTCTTCAAAGAAAATCATGATGATCACGAGTATGAATATActgaatcattaaaaattgagagataaagagagttGTATACTGttttttgtaccttttttgtccgataaattatattgcctGATAAATGCCAttaattacgaaataaaacttggacataaattatagttttaagcttaatattatacatctaGAGATTGTGTAGTAAGACAATTCGATCAACAGACTctgattatatacatatagtatatataataattgtaataaatcagATTTTTACATATCATAAGTGATTTAATAtaccttatatttttatttttttttctctttttgcgAACGATGCAAAATCTGCCAATCTTATTCTGAATTACATACGACGGATGGAATATGATTGAATCAgtcaaacaaataatatacgcgtgatctatattaaatatatcatatcagCAATAATCGCGAAATGTTGacattaaacaaaaatcacttttatatgtattatagttTAGCAAataatgctatttttttcttacactcTTTCAAAACTTAAATCTCTCAAACATCAAAAAGCAatcgttaaaattttcaactatttagaaaaaaaaaagcgattaTTTTTCCCAaacatttttgaattaaaaaaaaaataaataaagattcatgcattattttctaaattatggATTTGACATTTACGTgacatttctttattaattatttttttgaaaggtGTAATTTATTCTGTTGTTAAGTTAACGCAATccttatttcataattttcatgattgcacttttatgataatttctacttttttaacCAACACAGATCGCATGTGATTCGCGCTATATTCTGGCACAATTTTTACAGCAAACACGCATTTATGAATGTACATTTATTCATTGCATTTTCATTAAAGATCTTCTCTTATTATATTGCTcgcgatataaaattgcaaactaTTAAGGTACGATCATTATAGCGAAATGGCGTTGTATACTTACTAACTTACATATTTTCACAAAGAGGCAAGCGTTATTTaagaatgattttaataatattaactaagTGCCACAAGActgaagaagagaagaaaaaactcAGAACCGAAAACGAAATTTTGAGAACTTATTTTGTATTggaatttagatttatttacatGATGTGCCGACTGCGCGATAACgcacaaatatattacagaatgcgtgtatatatatatatatatatatatatatatatatatatatatatatatatatatatataattcataaagaaTAAAGCAGTtatgaattttacaaatattctaatctcattttttacttatatccTTTTCTGCATAAAATTTcccatctatatatatatatataacttatatctcttttattaaatcatatatctTTGGTGTTACAAACAAGTTTCTTTATCCTCTGTACAAATaacttttcatatatatatatataactctttggaaaattgagaaaatatttttcccaaAGAGAAAGACTCGAATCTATACAAGTTGAGATTTTTTCAcgcgaatttatttatattatatgttgtCTTTTGCATGCGTTGTAGAAAAACAagtcaaattattttgaatttaaatttacgtcGTCCGTTGAAACTCctttcgattattttaaatagtcgGGCACACACCAGCGACTACTTGTCCATAGGCTCGTTCGGGCCTGATGCCGATAGGTTTCGAGTTGATCTGAATGTTGTTGATGCAACCGACATATTGAGCCTGCGAGGTGCTACCTTGCAGTCCTCTTCTCAACAGCAAGTGGCCACCGATGTATATCGGCTGTCTCGACAAGACCCTGCCCATATTTTTGCCGCTGATTCCGGGCGGCACTGATTTGTGATCAACTGACAGCAATACCGCGTTCTTTTGTTTGACGGCTATTTGGAAAAAGAAGGGTAGCAATTAGCAATCGTAAAACGCGAGTAACTCTAGTATAGAATTATTAGTTTCAATTAACAAAAGTAAACTctagattaataaaaacaatttttaaaattaaaatgacgaTTTTgaaaactgatttttttacagaaagtaaaacaaaaaaattaaattgactgTCGCGTGACTTTATACCTCGAATATTGTGCCAGTGACCGTCGCACAGGGAGTTTGGTTTCGTCGGGTCATATGAGGTCTCGATTAAGCCCTTTTGTGTCTTCACAAGGAACTTGACGGTACCGTTGATCATCTCCAGCACGAGATAGTCTTTCTTACCGTGCACCGATAGCAAGTGTCCGGACGTCGAGCGCGGTTTTATGTCCATCTGGATGTCAACCTGGCCCAGATCGCTGAATCGGTCGACTGTAAAATTAATGACAGAATGTTTCTTTCGATTgataattttcgattaattGTAACGCgaaatggaaatatatttctagcGCTTAATATGCTTTCTTGAGATATTGTCTGGTACATGGTTTCTCACCTGCTTTGTACAAGTTACTGCCATTTCCTGGGAAGAAGAAGAGACCAGACTCAACTCTCTTCGAGCAAGGTATTACTCCTACCTTCTCCGACGGTTCTCCGACAGTTTGTCCGTTCATCATGAAATTTGCTAGACAGCCGTTGAACGTCTTATTGATACCCTAAAAGGGATTCAAAAgatttgtattatacatactcTTGCAAtccttaaatattttctcttcaaGGGAAATTAATCTGGCAATCTCACAATATTTGTATACGCGATGCTGGATATTTCTGGCAAAACGCCACCCATGAAGAACGGTGGATTGACGTTAATGGTTGTAGCGCCTCCTAGCGAATATCCTGTCACTGGATTCTCTTCGTCTACAGTCAGTGACCCATAATTACCTTCTCTCTTGAAGATTACTATGTGCCACTCGTTGTCGTTAATTTTCTTCTCGCTTTCCAATAACGCGGAGCCACTTCCGCAGTCGAATATGTAATGAAccttgaagaattattttttaagataaaagtgAGATGATTTTGCTGTGTGAATTAAAATGCTTTGTTACCTTTCCATCGAGCACATATAGGGCGATTAAGTTTCCATTATTGAGACCGGAAGCGTAGAATATAATTCCATTGTCTGCCGTCGTTTTTATATCGATCTGGAAATCGTAATCGTCCTTGTATCTTCCCTTCAGCGTCCTATATTCTAATCTACTGTTCTTCGCAACacctaaaataattattaactatttaaaaaaattttgtaacacaATTGATTAAACTAAATTTGTGAGAGAATGTAATATTTCCACCTATGAATAAttccatttatttaaaaatacataccaAATCGCCAAGAATTTTTGACATCGGGATCCACAGCCGGGTAGTACGGCAGATGACATTCATCGATAGTTTGAGGTTGCTGTGTGGTGGTCGTGGTAGTGACATCATATTTAGCAACGTCAAGTCGCCCCTCCAGTTTAGGTTCTTCCTCCTCATCATCTTTTTCTATGTCGACATCTACAATGtctgaaagaaatttatacgtTTCTGTCTTATGTCGTCTCATGAATACTCATGATATGATAGAGTATGATTTTCAtttcttggaaaaaaaaaattttctcgtttcattattattataactttgtTTTGCTTACTGATTTGAGTTGACGATTCCACCGTATCCTCGGGAAGTTCCGGCAGTAATGGTGGCAGAGGTTCAGGTTCGACGACTGGCGGTAAGGCTAAATAAGCAAATTAGCGATTAAAGCGATTGAATATAGAATGATGGCTTAACGATAATTCGACATATTATTACGTACGCGTCTGATCGCCACCCTTGCACTTTCCTAGAAACGCGTGCGGCCTCTCAGTGGTATTGGCAAAATTAACAATGATTTTGCTGTTGACAGTCGCATCGCCAATGCAGCCAACGAAGGGCGCAACATCAACATCAAGAGTTGATGGCACTCCGCCGATGTATAGACTGCCGTAGACGAAAGATAATTGTGGTGGCACCGAGTCGGTGCTATAGCTCTTCGTGTCATCAATGTCGAGGCTGAGAGCCGATTGGTCGTGAGTAGCGGTCACAACGTGCCACTCATTATCGTTAAACTTGACGTCCGACGGACTAGTCCTGAGCTCTTCACCTTGGCTATTGAATACCAGATGGCCGTCTCTCAGCGACAAGAAACTATCAGCTGAATTTTCTGGATCATCCGTCGTCGCATAGAAAATCAGACCGTCATTGgccaaagttttaaatttgagATTCACTTGGAGACCGTTGGATTCCAAGTTACGCCACCTTACGTAGCCGGGCATGTTTTTCTCGAAGGAGACGAGGCTAGCAaactgaaagaaataattttaagagttGGAGAAGTTAAGAGATAGAGAATAACGAAAAGTTTCATAATAATTCGAGAAAACACGAGTTGTTTAAATAGAAATCTGAAACATTTTGCAATCCGCCTTACATTTcgcaaataaaagaaattttaattacccTGACTGGACAACCAGGCATGACTCCAAATGCCTGTACATTACGAGTGAGATCGACCGAAGTATCGAGAATGACAACATCGTCGATGCAACCTTCAAAGCCATTGTTGGTGACTGACTGAAAATGATGTTTTGCGTTAGGTGGATATCCACCGAAGTAAATGTGATCCGATGTAGCTAAAGGTTTCACGGTTCCTTTCTCTTGTTTCGACGCGACTGTATGGTCATCGATCTTCAACGCACCCATTGTGTCATGTCTGATGGCCTCCAAAGTGTGCCAGTTACCATCATTATATTTGTCGACAGATTTCATGGCAATTGAACCCTCGCCAAGATCAAATTGATACAACACTCGACCATTTTGTATCTCCAACGATAAGAATTGCCTGCCTTTGCCCATTAGATAAATCAGTCCGTCTTCCGCGAAGGTCTTGAAGGATAGTTTGATAATAAACTTTCTAGTATCTGGTGTGATCTGTGAACTCCTCTTACTGAGAATTGCGTATCCGTGTCGATCGAAGCGGTAACCCCTGCTCGGCGCGAAGTTGATAAGCTTATCACGTTCAAGCGCACTCTTTCGGTTATTCTCGCCGTCGACAAAGTTCCAGAAGGACACCGGTATATCACCTATCACCAGCTCCTCCATCTCTCCCTCGAACGAGGACGCGGTCACAGCGTCTTGAATATGGAAGGATGATGGATATCCACCGACAAACAACTTTGAGTGCTCTTGATCCacgttgaaaatataataggaGCCTGGTAGCACTCGCTCCTTTGCGTATAACGTATCCTTGCCTTCACCGATGTCTTCACGGACGATCAACTTTACGTTCTTGCCGGTCCTGGAAGTTTGAGGACCATTGATACAAAATTgcatattaagatatattagattttgaaTCAAATAAAGCTATGAGCCAGTGTTAACCTGTCGATAATTATCTGCCGCCACACGTTATCCGATACGAATCTATTATGAATTATCTTTTCGGGTCCGGATCCCAGATCAACTATAAGTACGGGATACCCGCTCTCGATTAATAGCGCCATAAAATCAtgctgcaaaatataaatataagtcgttatcattttttttaatccaagtTTATTCAACAGATTCGTCCGACTCACCGTTTTAGAGCGTGGTAGTTTCGTCTTTTCCTCGTTACCGAGATACAACAGGAAACCGTTGGTTTTATTAGTCCTGAAATATAGAGAGATCTTGGTAGACGTGGCTAGCAACGGCAGATTTTCTGGATTCTTCAGTTCCAGAGTTGTGTTCCTGTAGAAAGTTAAGCCGGTCTTATATCGATTCGCCAGCTCTCGCGCGTTTGCAATTTTGATTCTTAGAGCTTCGATCTTATCCTGCAGGTCGTTCCCGATACTATCGATTGATTTTTGGTTTTCATTTAGACTGTTTAGCAGACTGGTGATATTCGGCATTACTTTGTCAACAATATCTAGTTGCTTGTTTGCCTGCGAAATGTCGCGAATCGATTCCGATGTATTTTTCGACAGATGCTTCGCCTCTCGAAGGTCCTCCGGAATCCGATCCACAATACCGTTCATGTTGTCGATGGCAGATTTGATATTGCGCTCGACGTTTACCGCCTGATCCACGGCATTATGGGCGACTGAAGACGATTGTGAAGGAATATTACTGAGAGtcctaaaattttattcatccgtaaataataaaataattcatttgtaacgtaaatgataaattatataagctCTTCTCAATACATATACTTATttctatgataaataaatttaattttttaaataaaattttataataattaaataattttatataaatatttataaaaaatataaaataagactgtctctctttttttctttttcttaaaattgaaatactgTAATTGTA contains the following coding sequences:
- the Elgi gene encoding E3 ubiquitin-protein ligase NRDP1 isoform X1; the encoded protein is MGFDVNRFQGDVDEELVCPICSGVLEDPVQVSNVLQAPVCEHAFCRSCINEWINRQPTCPLDRTPITSAQLRTVPRILRNLLARLCINCDNIVYGCNAIVKLDSLASHLEQCEYNPKRPMLCEQGCSLIIPKNELKDHNCVRELRNLIQSQQQKLADMKRELGEQQLQINEHKREIHLLKDFMRALRVSNPAMRAIADQMERDEVVRWSATLPRARVTRWGGMISTPDELLQTMIKRTLSEYNCPPHVIDELMENCHERKWPPGLNSLETRQNSRRQYDNYVCKRVPGKQAVLVLHCDNTHMPEDMMVEPGLVMIFAHGIE
- the Elgi gene encoding E3 ubiquitin-protein ligase NRDP1 isoform X2, translated to MGFDVNRFQGDVDEELVCPICSGVLEDPVQAPVCEHAFCRSCINEWINRQPTCPLDRTPITSAQLRTVPRILRNLLARLCINCDNIVYGCNAIVKLDSLASHLEQCEYNPKRPMLCEQGCSLIIPKNELKDHNCVRELRNLIQSQQQKLADMKRELGEQQLQINEHKREIHLLKDFMRALRVSNPAMRAIADQMERDEVVRWSATLPRARVTRWGGMISTPDELLQTMIKRTLSEYNCPPHVIDELMENCHERKWPPGLNSLETRQNSRRQYDNYVCKRVPGKQAVLVLHCDNTHMPEDMMVEPGLVMIFAHGIE
- the Elgi gene encoding E3 ubiquitin-protein ligase NRDP1 isoform X3, with protein sequence MFRRARGPRPAYEDLQVSNVLQAPVCEHAFCRSCINEWINRQPTCPLDRTPITSAQLRTVPRILRNLLARLCINCDNIVYGCNAIVKLDSLASHLEQCEYNPKRPMLCEQGCSLIIPKNELKDHNCVRELRNLIQSQQQKLADMKRELGEQQLQINEHKREIHLLKDFMRALRVSNPAMRAIADQMERDEVVRWSATLPRARVTRWGGMISTPDELLQTMIKRTLSEYNCPPHVIDELMENCHERKWPPGLNSLETRQNSRRQYDNYVCKRVPGKQAVLVLHCDNTHMPEDMMVEPGLVMIFAHGIE